The nucleotide window CAAGTAGAGGAGACATGAGTGCTGTCTTTTGAATATCGGGGACATCTCTAATATCATATTTAGGAATCTCTTTATCCTCGTAATCATCACCAAAATTTTCTAACACGGCACCTCTAGTGTCAAAATAATCTGTATCTTCAGGATTTTCTACTGTTGGAACAAAAGAAGCCTCTTCGTCATAAACATGATCCCAATTaacatctttgaaatatggATGTTGCTTGATTTCATCAGCACCATTAGCACCTAGTCTTTTACTGGGATCAACCACTagtaatttcattattaaatctttAGCCTCTGGGGATAATATTTCGCGTTCCTCCTCGATACTATCAAATTGTGGCCATTCAATTTTCCCTGACAAAATCTTTCGAAAGACACCCTCGGGTGTGTTTGTATGGAAAGGTGGATAACCAAATAAAAGTTCAAACATGATGCATCCCACTGACCACCAATCACATTGATCTCCTTCCCCGGTACCTTCGATAGTTTCTGGTGCCAAGTAGTCAGGAGTACcaaaaaatttcttatcTTGCTTAGAATCGTCAGGATGAAACAATGCTAAATCTGAAGCAGGTGAATTACTCTCTGTGTATCCAGAACTGGTATGTGAGGAAGTTCTTAAACGCTGTGGGGTCCATTCATTACCTTGTAAAAGAGGTGTACCAGAATATGAAATATCTAAAGTAGAGACGGAAAGTTGTGAATCGCTTCTTTTTatagaagatgaagttaTGCTATGATCCGTATCTATTGTTGGCGTTGAATGTCCTATAATGGGTTTTGGTGTACTCATATGAATGCCACGATCATCAGCAGTAGTACCTTCCAATGATCGTTTAGTTAGTAGTGGATGTTCATGGCTCCCACTATTGGAACGATTATCAGGACTTTGTAATTGGTTATTTGTTGTACCCTTTATGTTGCTCAATATTTCTGTTGATGGACTCAAACTTTTCACTCGATCTACGAATTTATGTCTATGAATCAAACCAGCTCTTGACAAACCAAAATCTGTCAATTTGACATGACCTAAATTGTCAATTAACAAGTTATCCGGTTTCAAATCGTGATGAATAATCCAATTTCGATGCATATCATCCACTCCAACTATAATTTCGGTCAGATATTGTTTTACCCATTGATCAGGTAGATAACCCATCATTTTAATCAATGTAGCTAAATCACCACCTGGTAAATATTCCataacaagaaataaattctCTTTGTTCTGGAAGGTGGCAAAGAGTCTAGCTACATAGGGTTTATCACTCTGAACCATCATAATTGCACGCTCTGATTTTACATTAGTAACTTGATTTTTGGCTATCATATCtgattttttcaagacTTTAATTGCAAAATAATCACCAGTGATCTTTTTACGTGCCAGATAAACACTACCATACGCACCTTTACTAATTGGTTTCAATATAGTGTAATCTTTAATAGTTGGGGttaaattctttgtttgATTTGTGGCCAATAAAAGAGGAGATAAAGGCTGAttagaaaatgataatgacgATGGATGTTGTTCTGGAGTGAGGAAATCTTTATTCGTTACCATGGGTGAATTCATTATAGATTTATCATGACTcatcttggaattatttCTTTGCATTTTATAACTTGCCAAATTTTCAGGTAATGGTGAACCTCTTCTTGGTGTTAAAGAAATACTAGTTGTTAGTTTTGGTAGAATACtattatttggatttaaatttgaagaagttgaataACTTGTCGGTATGGGAACATTTGAATTAAGAGGTGTACTTGTTatgctattattattatcttcatgCCCATGTCGTATCTTTTCTGAATCTTCATTGGGGAAATCCATTTGTTGTCTTGGTGTTACAGATCTTGATAAGGAGCGTGATGTTCTACTCCCCATTGTTTCGACATCATCAGTGGATGTGTTAGTGTTAAGACTATTTCGAGAATCATGTCTTTTCGGTTCTGGAATATTATCTGCTGTTAAATATGCATCAGCAAAGAGACCACTATTTATTCGTTGTGGTCTTGGTGATGCTAATTTCGGGACGGGACTTTGAAATGATAGATTTGAGTTACTTTCCGGCGCAGTACTTATTCCTAATCCCGTATCGAAATTTTTAGTCATTGTTGCCACGGACCCGGATGTATTGGCAAATGTAGAGTTAGAAATAGATGGCATGGGGGAACCAACGTAGGGGAAATCCATTGTGTGAGAAATACTTATTCTGTTATTTTCAATCTGTTCTCTAATTAGTTGTAAGACGTAATTATTCACTTCATTTTGaatctttaaagaatatgtCATTGCATTATCCAGTCTCAACACTGCGTCTACTTTCCTCTTAGCCAGGTCTATTGTATCATGAATTAGTAGTGATAATCCTggatcttcatcatccttgGGGAAATCTAATTTCCaagtttgaatattttgaatatttgatgtTGTTCTTGGTGAAAATTGGTAGAATGTATCTGTGAAATTTTCTGTTGGTAAAGATGGGAATTGATTTGTTACGGCGCCATCATTTGTATTTTGagttaaattatattttaaatttgtgGTAtcataatttgaaatcatttcacttgtatttatatttatgGCGACTTCAcataattctttcaatgattGCAAGGATAGTTTTAAGAAAGCTTTCGACTTCACTTCAATGGGGATGCCCTtgtattcttcaattttttctgGACGGCTTAATAAATCCAATTGTTCCACCAAATTATCATGTAACAATTGAATAAGTGATTGAATTCTATGTTCACAAACGCAACTTTGTGAATGAGTCTCCAACCACCATGCCGGGACGTACGTTTCACAAACACGGCATAGTTCAGTCTTGGGCACTGGAGCATCagattcatcaaatatcatttcattttcaatagtCTTTAAATAATCTGCAAATAGAGCCGCACCAAAGCCGAGTCGTTTAATCAATTCCGAGGGCAAGACACTATCCAGATGGTTAGCGTGCCATTCTGGGTTATAAGGTTTCATGATCCACATGGAATACTGTGCCAATTGAGTCTTATTATCTCGTATAAGGATCCCTGAAGCTTCCAATGTCATTACATCTGCGGATGGATTCGGATTCTGGGTGGAAACGTTAAAAGTGACTGTGTAACTAACGTTATCATTCAACAACATCATATCCATAGCTTTATTGAAAACCAGTTTATCAGTTTCTGATCCGACAATGAGATCGGAGATGTGATTTGGTAGTTGTGTTCCCACCACTTCATCCCATTGAGCGGAGACGTATTTGATATTACCGTCTAGATCCAGTTCCAAGATCATGCTCGGGTTCTTATCCGTGGCTAATTCCAAATACTTGTCGTAATCTGCTGAATTAGGTGAACCGGTGACTTGCGGGGGTGATTGTGAATCTGATGAAGG belongs to Naumovozyma castellii chromosome 3, complete genome and includes:
- the RIM15 gene encoding protein kinase RIM15 (ancestral locus Anc_8.34) gives rise to the protein MSLSSSIDENLEDMDVPISNSKSKSLLVRPKSNTPSSIPSSDSQSPPQVTGSPNSADYDKYLELATDKNPSMILELDLDGNIKYVSAQWDEVVGTQLPNHISDLIVGSETDKLVFNKAMDMMLLNDNVSYTVTFNVSTQNPNPSADVMTLEASGILIRDNKTQLAQYSMWIMKPYNPEWHANHLDSVLPSELIKRLGFGAALFADYLKTIENEMIFDESDAPVPKTELCRVCETYVPAWWLETHSQSCVCEHRIQSLIQLLHDNLVEQLDLLSRPEKIEEYKGIPIEVKSKAFLKLSLQSLKELCEVAININTSEMISNYDTTNLKYNLTQNTNDGAVTNQFPSLPTENFTDTFYQFSPRTTSNIQNIQTWKLDFPKDDEDPGLSLLIHDTIDLAKRKVDAVLRLDNAMTYSLKIQNEVNNYVLQLIREQIENNRISISHTMDFPYVGSPMPSISNSTFANTSGSVATMTKNFDTGLGISTAPESNSNLSFQSPVPKLASPRPQRINSGLFADAYLTADNIPEPKRHDSRNSLNTNTSTDDVETMGSRTSRSLSRSVTPRQQMDFPNEDSEKIRHGHEDNNNSITSTPLNSNVPIPTSYSTSSNLNPNNSILPKLTTSISLTPRRGSPLPENLASYKMQRNNSKMSHDKSIMNSPMVTNKDFLTPEQHPSSLSFSNQPLSPLLLATNQTKNLTPTIKDYTILKPISKGAYGSVYLARKKITGDYFAIKVLKKSDMIAKNQVTNVKSERAIMMVQSDKPYVARLFATFQNKENLFLVMEYLPGGDLATLIKMMGYLPDQWVKQYLTEIIVGVDDMHRNWIIHHDLKPDNLLIDNLGHVKLTDFGLSRAGLIHRHKFVDRVKSLSPSTEILSNIKGTTNNQLQSPDNRSNSGSHEHPLLTKRSLEGTTADDRGIHMSTPKPIIGHSTPTIDTDHSITSSSIKRSDSQLSVSTLDISYSGTPLLQGNEWTPQRLRTSSHTSSGYTESNSPASDLALFHPDDSKQDKKFFGTPDYLAPETIEGTGEGDQCDWWSVGCIMFELLFGYPPFHTNTPEGVFRKILSGKIEWPQFDSIEEEREILSPEAKDLIMKLLVVDPSKRLGANGADEIKQHPYFKDVNWDHVYDEEASFVPTVENPEDTDYFDTRGAVLENFGDDYEDKEIPKYDIRDVPDIQKTALMSPLLDAKTGTPKRWSSVPNNTILHDSKLHTPINKLSVSSLLGTVPKEDLIKNSPTIKGIPAAIPPHMRDRRASKLNEPQTEFGSFYFRNLSALDKANKDAINRLKNEHMIEFPNSHRRTSSTSVISSPSDATTSKLRATKYSITGSPIIGGTAKATGRSDSSSIRSFSPERGFSIDPTNVNRSRKGSIGGLVNNSNNMLLFNDSDVPKFKSPLSPSNTTASLAPLSSHPKLLSKSIFQRANSSELSVDESDRLQAVATVNSLRYRRESGRGSSGAGIGSTGIGYHMDILLCEPIPIHRYRMKKDLESLGCTVLTAGAADELISRADGQIKFDLIMTPLRLPKVGSSDIIKLLKRANGANSTTPIVAVTNYYQEAMASGVFDDVMEKPISIKELRKLIAKYALKKSQQEEDTLFSDYDEIQMSH